A genomic region of Micromonospora sp. NBRC 110009 contains the following coding sequences:
- a CDS encoding VOC family protein produces MEQRVSLITLGVADLARARTFYERLGWRGQEVEETVFFQAGGLALVLWGRDKLADDAGLADRGTDGFGGMGLAQNVRSRDEVDQLLGRAAEAGATVTRPARETFYGGYAGCFTDPDGHLWEIAWNPGFPLGTDGSLTVPDFG; encoded by the coding sequence ATGGAGCAGCGCGTCAGTCTGATCACCCTCGGCGTGGCCGACCTGGCCCGGGCCCGCACCTTCTACGAGCGCCTCGGCTGGCGCGGCCAGGAGGTGGAGGAGACCGTGTTCTTCCAGGCCGGCGGGCTGGCGCTGGTGCTGTGGGGGCGGGACAAGCTCGCCGACGACGCCGGCCTGGCCGACCGGGGCACGGACGGGTTCGGCGGGATGGGCCTGGCGCAGAACGTGCGGAGCCGGGACGAGGTCGACCAGCTGCTGGGCCGGGCGGCCGAGGCCGGGGCGACGGTCACCCGCCCGGCCCGGGAGACCTTCTACGGCGGGTACGCCGGCTGCTTCACCGACCCGGACGGCCACCTGTGGGAGATCGCCTGGAATCCCGGTTTCCCGCTGGGCACGGACGGCTCGCTGACCGTGCCCGACTTCGGCTGA
- a CDS encoding gluconokinase → MGGTGVVVGVDIGTTSTKAVAYDTGGRQLAAHSIGYPLDEPSPGYAEQDPQVIHDAVLGSIRAVAEQLHEPVAGLSFSTAMHSLIGLDADGVPLTPSITWADSRASAQAERLRAAPSGLALHRRTGTPVHPMAPLPKLVWFAEQEPKLHERVAHWVSIKDYVLLRLAEALVTDHSVASATGLMNIHRLAWDAEALAIAGITEEQLPQLVPTTHVLPGLTAEAAAATGLPADTPVVVGAGDGPLANLGLGAVHPGEVACSIGTSGAMRVMVERPGVDPLGGVFCYALTEQRWVVGGAINNGGIVLQWAGEALAPELGEHTEEELLDLAARAPVGSGGLIMLPYLLSERAPHWSALPRGAYVGLTHGHRREHLVRAALEGVCQQLALVLASVRAAGNEVREVRASGGFARSPLWRQILADALGMPVRFPAGHEGSSFGAALLGMQALGLIESIEVAADLVKIDETVRPDPAAAATYAVLLPLFSELYDALVPTFASLRRLAPSLPPEPPPTAPPQ, encoded by the coding sequence GTGGGCGGGACGGGCGTCGTGGTGGGCGTGGACATCGGCACCACCAGCACCAAGGCGGTCGCCTACGACACCGGCGGGCGGCAGCTCGCCGCCCACTCGATCGGCTACCCCTTGGACGAGCCGAGCCCCGGATACGCCGAGCAGGACCCGCAGGTGATCCACGACGCGGTGCTCGGCTCGATCCGGGCGGTCGCCGAACAGCTCCACGAACCCGTCGCCGGGCTGTCCTTCAGCACCGCCATGCACAGCCTGATCGGCCTCGACGCCGACGGCGTCCCGCTCACCCCCTCGATCACCTGGGCCGACTCCCGGGCCAGCGCCCAGGCCGAACGGCTCCGCGCCGCGCCCTCCGGGCTGGCCCTGCACCGGCGCACCGGCACCCCGGTGCACCCGATGGCGCCACTGCCCAAGCTCGTCTGGTTCGCCGAGCAGGAGCCGAAACTGCACGAACGGGTCGCGCACTGGGTCAGCATCAAGGACTACGTGCTGCTGCGGCTGGCCGAGGCCCTGGTCACCGACCACTCCGTCGCCTCGGCCACCGGGCTGATGAACATCCACCGCCTCGCCTGGGACGCCGAGGCCCTCGCCATCGCCGGCATCACCGAGGAACAACTGCCCCAGCTCGTGCCGACCACCCACGTGCTGCCCGGGCTGACCGCCGAGGCGGCCGCCGCCACCGGCCTGCCCGCCGACACCCCCGTCGTGGTCGGCGCCGGCGACGGGCCCCTGGCCAACCTCGGGCTCGGCGCGGTGCACCCCGGCGAGGTCGCCTGCTCCATCGGCACCAGTGGCGCGATGCGGGTCATGGTCGAACGGCCCGGCGTCGACCCGCTCGGCGGCGTCTTCTGCTACGCCCTCACCGAGCAGCGCTGGGTGGTCGGCGGCGCGATCAACAACGGCGGCATCGTGCTCCAGTGGGCCGGCGAGGCGCTCGCCCCGGAACTCGGCGAGCACACCGAGGAGGAACTGCTCGACCTGGCCGCCCGCGCGCCGGTCGGCTCCGGCGGGCTGATCATGCTGCCGTACCTGCTCAGCGAGCGGGCGCCGCACTGGAGCGCGCTGCCCCGCGGCGCGTACGTGGGGCTCACCCACGGCCACCGGCGCGAGCACCTGGTCCGGGCCGCGCTGGAGGGCGTCTGCCAGCAGCTCGCCCTGGTCCTCGCCTCCGTGCGGGCGGCCGGCAACGAGGTACGCGAGGTCCGGGCCAGCGGCGGCTTCGCCCGCAGCCCGTTGTGGCGGCAGATCCTCGCCGACGCCCTCGGCATGCCGGTGCGTTTCCCCGCCGGGCACGAGGGCTCCAGCTTCGGCGCCGCGCTGCTCGGCATGCAGGCGCTCGGCCTGATCGAATCCATCGAGGTCGCCGCCGACCTGGTCAAGATCGACGAAACGGTACGCCCCGACCCCGCCGCCGCCGCCACCTACGCGGTCCTGCTGCCGCTCTTCTCCGAGCTCTACGACGCGCTCGTGCCGACGTTCGCGTCGCTGCGGCGGCTGGCACCGAGCCTGCCGCCGGAACCACCGCCCACCGCCCCTCCACAGTGA
- a CDS encoding GntT/GntP/DsdX family permease — MVTLLAAPAEPLTNAGNTQLVIAALLGIAAVVVLIAWGKVHPFLALILGAAVLGVVAGVGADKIVTSFSAGVGSTVGGVGLLIALGAMIGGLLAESGGADSIVERVVARVSGGALPWAMAGVAALIGLPLFFEVGVVLLVPIVLLVSRRVDVPLMKIGIPALAGLSVLHGLVPPHPGPLVAIDALGANLGQTLALGLLVAIPTVIISGPLFGNFIARYVPATAPEALLPTRRPLAVADAKRPTTPAGGRLDADGDLVTEDDLINPGTGRPGEPIDEGQRPRRAPALWAAVITVLLPVVLMLLRAIGELTLAKDTAGRKTLDIIGTPIVALLAGVIFAMIFLGYRTGFSRTQVSGFLGGSLPAIAGILLIVAAGGGFKQVLVDAGVGNLVADAAKGANISPLLLGWLVAVGIRVATGSATVATITAAGIVSPLAATLQGPEVALLALAVGCGSLFFSHVNDAGFWLVKEYFGLTVGQTIKSWSVMETIISVVGFVGVLLLDLVL, encoded by the coding sequence GTGGTCACACTCCTCGCCGCGCCGGCGGAACCGCTCACCAACGCCGGCAACACCCAACTGGTCATCGCCGCCCTGCTCGGCATCGCCGCGGTGGTGGTCCTCATCGCCTGGGGCAAGGTGCACCCGTTCCTGGCGCTGATCCTCGGCGCGGCCGTGCTCGGCGTGGTCGCCGGCGTCGGCGCCGACAAGATCGTCACCTCGTTCAGCGCCGGGGTCGGCTCCACCGTCGGCGGCGTCGGCCTGCTCATCGCCCTCGGCGCGATGATCGGTGGCCTGCTCGCCGAGTCCGGCGGCGCGGACAGCATCGTGGAACGGGTGGTCGCCCGGGTCTCCGGCGGCGCCCTGCCGTGGGCGATGGCCGGGGTGGCCGCGCTGATCGGGCTGCCGCTCTTCTTCGAGGTCGGCGTGGTGCTGCTGGTGCCGATCGTGCTGCTGGTGTCCCGCCGGGTCGACGTGCCGCTGATGAAGATCGGCATCCCGGCGCTCGCCGGCCTCTCCGTGCTGCACGGCCTGGTGCCCCCGCACCCCGGACCGCTGGTCGCCATCGACGCGCTCGGCGCCAACCTCGGCCAGACCCTCGCCCTCGGCCTGCTGGTGGCCATCCCCACCGTGATCATCTCCGGGCCGCTTTTCGGCAACTTCATCGCCCGCTACGTACCCGCCACCGCACCCGAGGCGCTGCTGCCCACCCGCCGGCCGCTCGCCGTCGCCGACGCCAAACGGCCCACCACCCCGGCCGGCGGCCGCCTCGACGCCGACGGCGACCTGGTCACCGAGGACGACCTGATCAACCCGGGCACCGGCCGCCCGGGCGAGCCGATCGACGAGGGGCAGCGCCCGCGGCGGGCGCCGGCGCTGTGGGCCGCCGTCATCACCGTGCTGCTGCCGGTGGTGCTGATGCTGCTGCGGGCCATCGGCGAGCTGACCCTCGCCAAGGACACGGCGGGCCGCAAGACACTCGACATCATCGGTACCCCGATCGTCGCGCTGCTGGCCGGCGTCATCTTCGCGATGATCTTCCTCGGCTACCGGACCGGGTTCAGCCGTACCCAGGTCTCCGGCTTCCTCGGCGGCTCACTGCCGGCCATCGCCGGCATCCTGCTGATCGTCGCGGCCGGCGGCGGCTTCAAGCAGGTCCTGGTCGACGCAGGGGTGGGCAACCTGGTCGCGGACGCCGCCAAGGGCGCGAACATCTCGCCGCTGCTGCTCGGCTGGCTGGTCGCCGTCGGCATCCGGGTCGCCACCGGCTCGGCGACCGTCGCCACCATCACCGCCGCCGGCATCGTCTCGCCCCTCGCCGCCACCCTCCAGGGCCCCGAGGTGGCGCTGCTGGCCCTCGCGGTCGGCTGCGGGTCGCTGTTCTTCTCGCACGTCAACGACGCCGGATTCTGGCTGGTGAAGGAGTATTTCGGACTGACCGTCGGGCAGACCATCAAGAGCTGGTCGGTGATGGAGACCATCATCTCGGTGGTCGGCTTCGTCGGCGTCCTCCTGCTCGACCTGGTGTTGTAA
- a CDS encoding PIN domain-containing protein gives MFTALLDTCVLWPNLQRDFLLSLAIEGMYRPVWSGVVLEELEYEQAAKLVAQGREVAEAARWARYLIEQMRRHFDDAEVHGWEGLEGTYGLPDPDDEHLVAAAVVANAGAIITLNVRDLPAIKIPAGLQVLSPQEFAANIVSLDP, from the coding sequence GTGTTCACGGCCCTCCTTGACACCTGCGTTCTCTGGCCGAATCTGCAGCGCGATTTCCTGCTCTCGCTTGCCATTGAGGGCATGTACCGACCTGTGTGGAGCGGGGTCGTTCTCGAGGAGCTGGAGTACGAGCAGGCGGCGAAGCTGGTCGCCCAAGGCAGGGAGGTCGCTGAGGCAGCCAGGTGGGCGCGATACCTCATCGAGCAGATGCGTCGGCACTTCGACGACGCGGAAGTCCACGGGTGGGAAGGCTTGGAAGGCACGTACGGCCTCCCCGATCCCGACGACGAGCATCTGGTGGCTGCGGCTGTCGTCGCCAACGCCGGGGCCATCATCACGCTCAACGTGCGTGATCTGCCAGCGATCAAGATTCCCGCGGGTCTCCAGGTGCTCTCACCGCAGGAGTTCGCGGCGAACATCGTGTCTCTCGATCCGTGA
- a CDS encoding helix-turn-helix domain-containing protein translates to MTAAALREETYLPDPGRQLAQVHDFLQAHERAGRGAVEPRYFLAGAAAGDRVELPADLYAVLRQVVDALARGFAVTVAPRTLTLTTQQAADLLGVSRPTVVKLLDEGKVPFERVGTHRRVLLPDLLTYREERRAEQYAALEATSVDIDDEEDLDAVLRRLREARRAVGRRRRGLTE, encoded by the coding sequence ATGACCGCAGCTGCGCTGAGGGAAGAGACATACCTGCCGGACCCTGGCCGGCAACTCGCACAGGTCCATGACTTCCTGCAGGCTCATGAGCGGGCGGGCCGGGGGGCGGTGGAGCCGCGGTACTTTCTGGCCGGAGCCGCCGCCGGTGACCGCGTAGAGCTGCCCGCCGACCTGTACGCGGTGCTTCGTCAGGTCGTTGATGCCCTGGCGCGGGGGTTTGCGGTGACGGTGGCTCCGCGGACCCTGACGCTGACGACTCAGCAGGCTGCCGACCTGCTGGGCGTCAGCCGGCCGACGGTGGTCAAGCTGCTTGATGAAGGCAAGGTGCCGTTTGAACGCGTCGGCACGCACCGTCGAGTCCTGCTGCCTGACCTGCTCACCTACCGGGAGGAGCGCAGGGCTGAGCAGTATGCGGCACTTGAGGCCACGTCGGTGGACATCGACGACGAAGAGGACCTCGATGCCGTGTTGCGGCGGCTGCGTGAGGCCCGTCGCGCCGTCGGGCGCCGTCGGAGGGGCCTGACAGAATAG
- a CDS encoding putative quinol monooxygenase: protein MIIVAGTLYVDPAERDAYLASCVEAVRAARLAPGCVDFAVSPDLVEPGRVNVYERWESDEQLLAFRGSGPDAEQQAAIRGAEVHRFRISGVEAP, encoded by the coding sequence GTGATCATCGTCGCCGGCACCCTCTACGTCGACCCCGCCGAGCGGGACGCCTACCTGGCCTCCTGCGTGGAGGCCGTCCGGGCGGCCCGCTTGGCGCCGGGTTGCGTCGACTTCGCGGTCAGCCCGGACCTCGTCGAGCCGGGCCGGGTCAACGTGTACGAGCGGTGGGAGTCCGACGAGCAGCTGCTCGCCTTCCGTGGGTCCGGCCCGGACGCGGAGCAGCAGGCGGCGATCCGCGGCGCCGAGGTGCACCGGTTCCGCATCTCCGGCGTCGAGGCGCCCTGA
- a CDS encoding MerR family transcriptional regulator, whose product MAYTVGQVARAARVTVRTLHHYDEIGLLSPSGRTAVGYRRYDDADLERLQLIRAYRELGFPLEEIAEILDDPSGSPLPHLRRQHELLTARIGKLREMVAAIELAMEARTLDIQLTPEERFEVFGDFDPDQHAEEAERRWGSTEAYRQSSERVGRYSKEDWLRNKADNEDWARRITALMESGAPADGPEAMALAEEHRQLITRWFYDCSYEIHTGLADMYVADPRFTAYFEKIRPGLAAYLNEAIHANAISRA is encoded by the coding sequence ATGGCGTACACGGTGGGTCAGGTGGCCCGGGCCGCGCGGGTGACCGTGCGGACCCTGCACCACTACGACGAGATCGGGCTGCTGTCGCCGAGCGGGCGCACCGCGGTCGGCTACCGCCGCTACGACGACGCCGACCTGGAGCGGTTGCAGCTCATCCGGGCCTACCGGGAGCTGGGGTTCCCGTTGGAGGAGATCGCCGAGATCCTCGACGACCCGAGCGGGAGCCCGCTGCCGCACCTGCGCCGGCAGCACGAACTGCTCACCGCGCGGATCGGCAAGCTGCGCGAGATGGTCGCGGCGATCGAGCTCGCGATGGAGGCGAGAACGTTGGACATTCAGCTCACGCCGGAGGAGCGGTTCGAGGTCTTCGGGGATTTCGACCCGGACCAGCACGCCGAGGAGGCGGAGCGGCGCTGGGGGAGCACCGAGGCCTACCGGCAGTCGTCCGAGCGGGTCGGCCGGTACTCGAAGGAGGACTGGCTGCGCAACAAGGCCGACAACGAGGACTGGGCGCGGCGGATCACCGCGCTGATGGAGTCGGGCGCCCCGGCCGACGGCCCGGAGGCGATGGCGTTGGCCGAGGAGCATCGGCAGCTCATCACCCGCTGGTTCTACGACTGCTCGTACGAGATCCACACCGGGCTGGCCGACATGTACGTGGCGGACCCGCGGTTCACCGCCTACTTCGAGAAGATCCGGCCGGGGCTGGCCGCGTACCTGAACGAGGCGATCCACGCCAACGCGATCAGCCGGGCCTGA
- a CDS encoding putative bifunctional diguanylate cyclase/phosphodiesterase: MPQQDVNRAVTARVRSPLSGRVGLVAAAFVVLAEACWLNAGLPHAALISDLGAVAVASWAAVSCVRVTRRHPASLQRFWVLLAVTMALAALGRTVWTIERLAGDALPHTPLVGGLFTAGIVTGTAALLCSLAAPRSLVKQARTLLDGVIVALALIPMGWVVVFRDIAAADLADPLRTFGLLYPMFDLMQLTILVAVSGPARPMWRPLTLIGASLATRAVADAIYVSLVARGSYAPGHPIDVCWPLSYLLLGAATGCRPPAESDGDEETAESPLPPWWRVAMPYLPVGGAIVAVVLARRPTGQTPHLIFIGMMTLLGVLALRQGLAANENLRLVARLRRLAFCDQLTGLPNRLTFTRRLRRALRDGGPVAVLLLDLDGFKQVNDRFGHASGDRLLTTIADRMREAVAADGMIARLGGDEFAVLVDRGRPVPPERLAERLLAALQPLPGEDDLGVHPSASIGIAEYGPQHASHTDLLRDADIAMYAAKAAGKSAYRTCTAELRESAVSRAELIADLRRAVDEDQLLMEFQPIVDLATGTVRSAEALVRWRHPRLGVLTPAKFLPLAEETGLILTIDRWVIQQACHAAATWRKHCPEVTVAVNIAAAHLRRPDLIATVTGAVGAAGLPPRALTLELTESALIDGSETVLERLAQLRELGVHIAIDDFGTGYSSLSYLHRIPATELKIDRSFVARLDAGDGRAYATVEMVNRLAGAFDLAVVAEGVETGAQHAAVAAIGCRHGQGWRYGRPVALPELLATLTPADVAH; the protein is encoded by the coding sequence GTGCCCCAGCAGGACGTGAACCGGGCCGTCACGGCGCGGGTCCGTTCCCCGCTCTCCGGCCGCGTCGGGCTCGTCGCGGCCGCGTTCGTCGTACTCGCCGAAGCCTGCTGGCTGAACGCCGGCCTGCCGCACGCCGCCCTGATCAGCGACCTCGGCGCGGTGGCCGTAGCCAGCTGGGCGGCGGTGTCCTGCGTCCGGGTGACCCGCCGGCACCCGGCGTCGCTGCAGCGGTTCTGGGTCCTCCTCGCGGTCACCATGGCGCTCGCCGCGCTCGGCCGCACGGTGTGGACGATCGAACGGCTGGCCGGGGACGCGCTGCCGCACACCCCGCTGGTCGGCGGGCTCTTCACCGCCGGCATCGTCACCGGGACGGCCGCGCTGCTCTGCTCCCTCGCCGCCCCGCGCAGCCTGGTCAAGCAGGCCCGCACCCTGCTCGACGGGGTGATCGTCGCGCTGGCCCTCATCCCGATGGGCTGGGTGGTGGTGTTCCGCGACATCGCCGCCGCCGACCTGGCCGACCCGCTGCGCACCTTCGGGCTGCTCTACCCGATGTTCGACCTGATGCAGCTCACCATCCTGGTGGCGGTCTCCGGGCCGGCCCGCCCGATGTGGCGGCCGCTCACCCTCATCGGCGCCAGCCTCGCCACCCGGGCCGTCGCCGACGCGATCTACGTCTCCCTCGTCGCGCGCGGCTCCTACGCCCCCGGCCACCCGATCGACGTCTGCTGGCCGCTCAGCTACCTGCTGCTGGGCGCCGCCACCGGATGCCGGCCGCCCGCCGAGTCCGACGGGGACGAGGAGACCGCGGAGTCGCCGCTGCCGCCCTGGTGGCGGGTGGCCATGCCGTACCTGCCGGTGGGCGGGGCGATCGTCGCCGTCGTGCTCGCTCGGCGGCCCACCGGCCAGACCCCGCACCTCATCTTCATCGGCATGATGACCCTGCTCGGCGTCCTGGCGCTGCGGCAGGGGCTGGCCGCCAACGAGAACCTGCGGCTGGTCGCCCGGCTGCGCCGGCTCGCGTTCTGCGACCAGCTCACCGGCCTGCCCAACCGGCTGACCTTCACCCGCCGGCTGCGCCGGGCCCTGCGCGACGGCGGCCCGGTCGCCGTGCTGCTGCTCGACCTGGACGGCTTCAAACAGGTCAACGACCGCTTCGGGCACGCCTCCGGGGACCGGCTGCTGACCACCATCGCCGACCGGATGCGCGAGGCCGTCGCCGCCGACGGGATGATCGCCCGGCTCGGCGGTGACGAGTTCGCCGTGCTGGTCGACCGGGGCCGGCCGGTGCCCCCCGAGCGGCTCGCCGAGCGGCTGCTCGCCGCCCTCCAGCCGCTGCCCGGCGAGGACGACCTCGGCGTGCACCCGTCCGCCAGCATCGGCATCGCCGAGTACGGCCCGCAGCACGCCTCGCACACCGACCTGCTCCGCGACGCCGACATCGCCATGTACGCGGCCAAGGCGGCCGGCAAGTCGGCGTACCGGACCTGCACCGCCGAGCTGCGCGAATCGGCGGTCAGCCGGGCCGAGCTCATCGCCGACCTGCGCCGCGCGGTCGACGAGGACCAACTGCTCATGGAATTCCAGCCGATCGTCGACCTGGCCACCGGCACGGTCCGCAGCGCCGAGGCCCTCGTCCGCTGGCGGCACCCCCGCCTCGGGGTGCTCACCCCGGCCAAGTTCCTGCCGCTGGCCGAGGAGACCGGGCTGATCCTGACGATCGACCGGTGGGTCATCCAGCAGGCCTGCCACGCCGCCGCGACCTGGCGGAAGCACTGCCCCGAGGTCACCGTCGCGGTCAACATCGCCGCCGCCCACCTGCGTCGCCCCGACCTGATCGCCACCGTCACCGGGGCGGTCGGGGCCGCCGGCCTGCCACCGCGCGCGCTCACCCTGGAACTCACCGAATCCGCGCTGATCGACGGCAGCGAGACGGTGCTGGAACGCCTCGCCCAACTCCGCGAGCTCGGCGTCCACATCGCCATCGACGACTTCGGCACCGGCTACTCCTCGCTGAGCTATCTGCACCGCATCCCGGCCACCGAGCTGAAGATCGACCGGTCCTTCGTGGCCCGACTCGACGCCGGCGACGGCCGCGCCTACGCCACGGTGGAGATGGTCAACCGGCTGGCCGGCGCGTTCGACCTGGCCGTGGTCGCCGAGGGAGTGGAGACCGGCGCCCAGCACGCGGCGGTCGCCGCGATCGGCTGCAGGCACGGTCAGGGCTGGCGGTACGGCCGTCCCGTCGCCCTGCCCGAGCTGCTCGCCACGCTCACCCCGGCCGACGTCGCGCACTGA
- a CDS encoding ArsR/SmtB family transcription factor, with protein sequence MTDDIPDALEVRTAAHFKALAHPFRHRLLFALGAGPATISQLATGLGAAKGTVAHHLKVLTEAGMVRTAHTRHVRGGTEQYHQRAFRRLVGGAGDANATAALLGAVAEELAVDPDPLLHLRHLRLTPAQAHRLRATLDDLVGDAQEAGPDEPRYGVLVALYRGGDAPAAT encoded by the coding sequence GTGACCGACGACATCCCCGATGCGCTGGAGGTCCGCACCGCGGCCCACTTCAAGGCGCTCGCGCACCCGTTCCGCCACCGGCTGCTCTTCGCGCTCGGCGCCGGCCCCGCCACCATCAGCCAGCTCGCCACCGGCCTCGGCGCGGCGAAGGGCACCGTCGCCCACCACCTCAAGGTCCTCACCGAGGCCGGCATGGTCCGCACCGCCCACACCCGGCACGTCCGCGGTGGCACCGAGCAGTACCACCAACGCGCGTTCCGCCGGCTGGTGGGCGGGGCCGGCGACGCGAACGCCACCGCCGCGCTGCTCGGCGCGGTCGCCGAGGAGTTGGCGGTCGACCCCGACCCGCTGCTGCACCTGCGCCACCTCCGGCTCACCCCCGCGCAGGCGCACCGGCTCCGGGCCACCCTGGACGACCTGGTCGGCGACGCCCAGGAAGCCGGCCCCGACGAGCCCCGCTACGGCGTCCTGGTCGCCCTCTACCGCGGGGGCGACGCGCCGGCGGCCACCTGA
- a CDS encoding S41 family peptidase has protein sequence MRQDEITGIVERSAKLVAEHYVFPEVAERIAAHLGDRLRAGRYAEVTDPAALGALVTEDLQSVNRDLHLRLKHHPTPLAEVDDDPADEQFTRLAETTMGGIARVQRLPGNVGVLDISPCLFPPQLAGDAMTAALRLLVGTDALLLDLRGNQGGSPDMVALICGWFFVEPVHLHTMYDRAGTGRQFWSAAHLPVPRYAPDKPVHVLTGPKTFSGGEELAYDLQQLGRATVVGERTGGGAHPRVGFRTHPHLELTVPVARPVHAATGTNWEGCGVVPDVEVPAAEAQDTAYRTALESLLAADPQRPTADEAREALATLS, from the coding sequence ATGCGACAGGACGAGATCACCGGGATCGTCGAGCGGTCCGCGAAACTGGTCGCCGAGCACTACGTCTTCCCCGAGGTCGCCGAGCGGATCGCGGCCCACCTGGGCGACCGCCTGCGCGCCGGCCGGTACGCCGAGGTCACCGACCCGGCGGCGCTGGGCGCGCTGGTCACCGAGGACCTCCAGTCGGTCAACCGCGACCTGCACCTGCGACTCAAGCATCACCCGACACCGCTGGCCGAGGTCGACGACGACCCGGCCGACGAGCAGTTCACCCGGCTCGCCGAGACCACCATGGGCGGCATCGCCCGGGTGCAACGCCTCCCCGGCAACGTCGGAGTGCTGGACATCAGCCCGTGCCTCTTCCCGCCGCAGCTGGCCGGCGACGCCATGACGGCGGCGCTGCGGCTGCTCGTCGGCACCGACGCGCTCCTGCTCGACCTGCGCGGCAATCAGGGCGGCAGCCCCGACATGGTCGCCCTGATCTGTGGCTGGTTCTTCGTCGAGCCGGTGCACCTGCACACCATGTACGACCGGGCCGGTACCGGCCGCCAGTTCTGGAGCGCCGCCCACCTGCCGGTCCCCCGGTACGCCCCCGACAAGCCGGTTCACGTGCTGACCGGCCCGAAGACGTTCTCCGGCGGCGAGGAGCTGGCGTACGACCTCCAGCAGCTCGGCCGGGCCACGGTGGTCGGCGAGCGGACCGGCGGCGGCGCGCACCCCCGGGTCGGCTTCCGCACCCATCCGCACCTGGAGCTGACCGTGCCGGTGGCCCGGCCGGTGCACGCGGCGACCGGCACCAACTGGGAGGGGTGCGGGGTGGTGCCCGACGTCGAGGTGCCGGCGGCCGAGGCGCAGGACACGGCGTACCGGACGGCCCTGGAGAGCCTGCTCGCCGCGGACCCGCAGCGGCCCACGGCGGACGAGGCGCGGGAGGCCCTGGCGACGCTCTCCTGA
- a CDS encoding MFS transporter, producing the protein MRNHPAVVLVAVLLSTIALPVSLTGASVALPDIGRELHASLAGVQWVVNAYNATFASFMLATGALADLLGRRRVYAVGVAVFAVGGLLAAFAGNVLLLDLARALAGVGAAAAATSASALLAGAFQGRARARAFSLFGTAIGVGLAFGPSIAGLLIEGFGWRAVFAAPALATCAVLALVPLLPESRQPHPGRLDWPGTVSFTAALLLLIFGFVQGPAYGWSAPVILAAFAAAVALLVAFVRVERRRADPMFDLTLLASPRFLGICLAAATIVAVLVPLLVYLPAYLTTVVGLSPGAAGATLILLTAPTLVLPLLSGALTRLVPATAVTVVSVAVVAVGAAWATVLGPDADTATLAGPLLTIGVGVGLSIGLLDAIAIGSVAPARAATGAGMINTARLTSETVAIAVVGAVLASTTAGRLADPGFTGGLRTVLWSMAGLAAAAAAATAVLVRRARVREPEGAPAG; encoded by the coding sequence GTGCGCAATCACCCGGCTGTTGTGCTGGTGGCCGTCCTGCTGTCCACCATCGCGCTGCCGGTCTCGCTGACCGGCGCATCCGTCGCGCTGCCCGACATCGGTCGGGAGTTGCACGCCAGCCTGGCCGGCGTGCAGTGGGTGGTGAACGCCTACAACGCCACCTTCGCCAGTTTCATGCTCGCCACCGGTGCCCTCGCCGACCTGCTCGGCCGCCGCCGGGTGTATGCCGTGGGCGTCGCCGTCTTCGCCGTCGGCGGGCTGCTTGCCGCGTTCGCCGGGAACGTGCTGCTGCTCGACCTGGCCCGGGCGCTCGCGGGTGTCGGCGCGGCCGCTGCCGCGACCAGCGCCTCCGCTCTGCTTGCCGGGGCCTTCCAGGGTCGCGCCCGGGCCCGCGCGTTCAGCCTCTTCGGTACGGCGATCGGCGTCGGCCTGGCCTTCGGCCCGTCGATCGCCGGGCTGCTCATCGAAGGCTTCGGGTGGCGAGCCGTGTTCGCCGCCCCGGCGTTGGCCACCTGTGCGGTGCTCGCCCTCGTCCCGCTGCTGCCGGAGTCCCGCCAGCCGCATCCCGGGCGCCTCGACTGGCCGGGCACCGTCTCGTTCACCGCCGCGCTGCTGCTGCTCATTTTCGGTTTCGTGCAGGGCCCCGCGTACGGCTGGAGCGCTCCGGTCATCCTCGCCGCGTTCGCCGCCGCCGTCGCGTTGCTGGTGGCCTTCGTCCGGGTGGAGCGCCGCCGGGCCGACCCCATGTTCGACCTGACCCTGCTGGCGAGCCCCCGGTTCCTCGGCATCTGCCTGGCGGCGGCCACCATCGTCGCGGTGCTGGTACCGCTGCTGGTGTACCTCCCGGCGTACCTGACCACCGTGGTCGGACTCAGCCCAGGCGCGGCCGGTGCCACGCTGATCCTGCTGACCGCCCCGACCCTGGTGCTTCCGCTGCTCAGCGGGGCGTTGACCCGGCTGGTCCCGGCCACGGCGGTCACCGTCGTCTCGGTGGCCGTGGTCGCCGTCGGTGCGGCCTGGGCCACCGTGCTCGGCCCGGACGCGGACACCGCCACCCTGGCCGGGCCGCTGCTCACCATCGGCGTCGGGGTGGGACTGTCCATCGGGCTGTTGGACGCCATCGCGATCGGCAGCGTCGCGCCGGCCCGGGCGGCCACCGGCGCCGGGATGATCAATACGGCACGCCTGACCAGCGAGACGGTCGCCATCGCGGTGGTCGGGGCGGTACTGGCCAGCACCACCGCCGGTCGACTCGCCGACCCGGGCTTCACCGGCGGGCTGCGTACGGTCCTCTGGTCGATGGCCGGGCTGGCGGCGGCCGCCGCCGCGGCCACCGCGGTGCTGGTCCGGCGGGCCAGGGTCCGCGAACCGGAAGGAGCTCCGGCGGGTTGA